The sequence CCATGCAGTAGGACAATTGCACCATTCCCAATGCATACAATCGATGGAGCCAAGCATACCCGGAAACCCCCTGTCGGCGTTTACACTAAGTATGCGAGCAATGTCGTCGTGGTTAGGTATACGGAGGTATCGTTCCCTAAAGCAGGATATGATTGCGCGACAGAAATGGATCAGGCAGTCCCTAGCCGTAGTCTGGCCAATCTGTATGTACTCATCGACCGCATCGGTTGGTAACCCATAAGCAAGGATATGCAAAGCAGCACATACTTTTTGCAATGGACCGAGCCCTGCTAAACCTGTTACATCACATCGAATAGTGAAAAAATCGTCTTTTTGCTGAACGACACGAAGGATACGTAGAAACAAAGGACGATGCATCCGAAACctgaaaaccaaatcaaagaaataAATAAGAAAACGAACCTCGAAATCGAAGACAAAGCATTACTTATGAATTGTACCTTCGACGAAAAACATGTGGTGGATACACTGGATTAGGACCGAAGTAGTGGTGATTGATGAGATTTTCTCCAGCAGCGTGGTCCCTATGGATAACTCGGCGAGGCAATGAAGAGCGCCTACGTCGCGTGCTCGAGGCTCCTAGACCAAGGTCGTCAACATGTTGACAAAGCAACAAGTTATCCATCTCTTCGTCTGAGTCATCGGATGACGAAGACAACACTAGGCTTTTGAATGAGTCCATGACGAGCTAAACGAACAGTAGTATTGATGGAAATGATGGAATGGCTGgtggtacagaagagagaagtgtGGAGATGAGTACACAATGCCCACGCGGAACCTTATTTATAGATAGATTGGTGTGTCAAGGAAGCCAGGAGGTCGTGGCGAGTCGTGGAAGCCAGTCGTGTGGTGGAAGCCACTCGTGTCGTGTACTAAAAGAATGCGAATTTGTAATTTTTCAAAATACATAAAATTCCAACTATTTATTACTAACGTATTTATACTAACGACGAAGTTTGCTAATTAATTGAGGACTAAGTTACGACCGCGTACTGTGCATACAAGAAATAAAATTAAAACAAAATATTTGTTGGTAGCTGAGTTAGTTGATGATGAAAGTATATAATATTGGTGTGGTGGGGTATAGAGGTTTgatatagggggaaccgctgtagaGCGTGGAGATATAGGGGGAGAGAGAACGCTGACGTGACACGTGAGTGAaatatagggggagaaatttagggGAAACCGCTGAACACAGTCTCATAGCTCCCCTGAGTCCCTGACAATAGTGTTGAAGTGATTGACGAGTGACGAGATAACTTTTCCATTGGAGCAGCCACGAGCCGCAAATGTTTCAGTTTGAACGTGCGTTGACTACTGGAGGTGAGAGGTGAAGAGGCCAGGAGCTGAAAGGGCCCGAGCTCGACGGCTTTCTTCTCCCGGACGCGCGAGCGCGATCGTCCCGCCGTCCAGGTGAGGTGAGCCAATGTACCACCCCCGTTCGCCGCCGACGCCGCTTCCGATCTCACGTTTTTGGTTGCGCCGAGTCGCAGTTTCTCCGTGTCCGCATCCACCACCTCGCCTCTTCGTCTTCTCTCAGTTTCTTGCTTCTGCCTTTGGTCTCGTGGCGGTTGCCTCCTCGCGTGTCTCCTTGTGGAGCGTGGAGCACCGGTCCGTTGGGTGCCAGATCATGGCAGCGAGCGAGCTGTGACGGGATGTGAGGCCGCACCAAATGTGTGAGCACGGACACGTTTCTTGCTAGTTTTCCCGCGCCCAAAGTGTCTTGTTTTCGTTTTCTCTTTGTTAAATTTAGGAGAAATTCTGGCCATGGACTTAGGCATGTTTGGAaccctagagctaatagttagctagctaataaatCATTAGCTGAGTTGAACTAACTAATCAACTAATTGTTAGCTGTGAGTTAGCTAACAAGTAGCTATGATGTAGCTAACAATTAGTTAGAGTATTAGCTGACGGTGTTTGGAACCCAACAACTAATTTTTATTAGCTAACTATTAATTTTAGAGGTTCCAAATGTGTTCTGTTTTTTGTCGAACAATATTATAATTTTGAGGTTTAGGGTCGGCAACGACTATTATGCAAACAACTATTCGATGTAAGCGTGCAAATAGATATCGTTGCCTACTATGTAAACAACTATTCGATGTAAGCGTGCAAATAGACATCTTGGTTTGTTAAATCTGAATCTAATTTTAAATACAATCATTTTTTAAAAGTTATATAAGGTGATGCTCCGGCTTTAGCATTAAAAAAATCAATCTGCGGGGACCACTCCAACCATTCCTGATATCGCCCCCTTCTGGGAAAAAAATTTGTTACAGCCCGGCTGCAAACCAGCCAgtttgcagcccctcacaaaaagAAGAATAGGCCCCACCTGCAGGTCCACTAGATAACGTTTTAGTTGTGTTATTGACTTGTGGGTGGGGCCTATCCTCctttttgtgaggggctgcaaacaGGCTGATTTGCAGCCGGGCTGTAGCAAATTTTTTTCCCCCCTTCTGCCTCCTTCATTCTTACTGTACGTCACCTTCCCTATGCCTCCAACTgcatcttctgtttttttttgttgAACTACGCAGGAGAGCTACATATCATTTCATTAAGATGAAAAAACACAGAGGTGCAAGAAGAGGGCAAACGCCCTCTCAAACAAACccactcacacacacacacaacaaCACACCTACTGCACTATCTGTCATCTAAAGATCAGGAGCACATCTCAGCAAGAGCTCCTGAAGGCCAGAGGCACCAGCCATACACCACAGTTGTCCCTCTGCAGCCACTGAGACGAGGATAGATTGCATATGAGACCTAAAACCATCAAACACACAAGCATTTCTATGCTTCCAAAACTCCCAAGTGACTAGGATGACTAGAGAGATCCTTCCGAAGATCCTTAATTGAGAAATTAATCATTCTTAGGTTTAATTATCGGATAACAATGTGTATTATGGTACTACAAACAATGTATAGTTTTTTACACTACAAAAATTGATGTATAAAAGTCAAATAGCGCATTTGAAGTGTATAGGTAGAGCTAAATAGGGGGAATAGTTAGAGAGAAGGTGAAATAGGGAGAAGGAAGAGATATCTAAATATGTTTAGAAAGTACGAATAGGGGAGATAAAAGGAGAAGGGTTGGAATCAGTTTgagaagaagaccttctcacatgGGTTGAAAACGCCCCTAAATCATTGCTCCACTCATACACAGTGGTACAGTAGCCCACATAAGAACGATCGCAACCGGGACCCGGCCTTAGATGTTTGGTGTGGGGCAAAGGAGGGGATTTTTTAACCCCAACTTAAAATGCACTCCTACGGAAAGACCTGAGGAATGCTACTCAAATCACCTAATCAACTCAACTAGAGACCTTTTCGTTCTAGTAATAAACAAAGACAACAATGTTTATTAGGCCTTTTGTGGCAGTTCTTTTGTCGTGACTTTCACCGGCTTAATCAAAAGCCATACTAAACAAGCACATATTAGAATAGTTTCTAAAGTCAAAAGGCGAAAATGATGAAACCAAAGCTAACAAATGTGACATCTGGCTTTGGCGTTTTTGGTAAAACCAAAGCCCTATCAGGCTACCAAAGAAGCCCTTAGTAACCAAGGTGTTGATCACCTAACATTGGTGAACCCAGTCCTTATGTTTAAGGTGTGCCAAAAAAATTCAAAAAAGAAACAACCATGGTTGGCTAGTTTAAAACACAACACTTTGACCACTAGCTAACTAATATTTTTGTGTTCTTGAAATATGTCGTGGCCTATATGGATCACCCACTTGGTCCACCCCTGTCACAAAGTAATCACTGAATTGTAATTCACTAGTTAGTTATAGAGTGCATTACTTCAGATTTTATTTATTTGACATGTCCATGGCTTCTTGTTCACTAAAAGAACTTGACCTGTGGAGGTTAGACAACTTTCGGGCATTTTTTAACAATAAAGCTTTACATAGACCTTCAATATTTATATGCAACAATATCGTAGCTCATGTTAGAATGATCACAATCAGATCGAGTCTTATACCTATGCTTAGGACAAACGAGGGAGATTTTTTAATCCCGGCCTAAAATTGTCTCCACTAGAAGTTGAATCAAGGACTAAACAAATATTTCTTAGACTGCCTAACCAACTTGATTAAAGGCCTTTCTGCACTTATATTTCATCAAATGTTATGTTACCAATCCAATAATTTTAGGGCAATTTCGTGTATGTCATTGTAGTTTTGTCCAGTTTCTTATTTTCCATCGCAAATGTCTCAATCTCTTTTATACCACTCGGATGCAATTCCTTAACCTTCCATGTCACCGTCAGTGACATAGAAAGAATTAAGACatgctattttcttttcttttttgacgGGGAACTGTAGGGAAATCCCTACAGTAGACATGCAATTTTCTTACCCTGACGATGGCATGAAAAAGTTTTGATAAAAGAAAATACAATTGGCATAGAAGGGATTAAATTATTTGCGATGACAAATAAGAGACTGAGCAAAATTGCAGTGGCATATATAGAATTTTCTGAATAATTTTCAACCATATCTAGTCCATCGATTTAAATTCTGACCTTCATGTGTTACCGCTTTACAACCTGTAGGTACAAGACATGCTCCTAATGTGGGCATAAAGCGTGGTCAAAGAGAAATAAACTGTCCAACTCAAACCCGTGTAAACATTTTCTTTCATTTGTCGAGTATCACCGTTGAAAGGTGGAGAAGTAAAAGTTGTGGCAGTTTCTGTGGAACCACCATCCCCTCATACTAGGCAAAGCAAGACAGCGGTCGGAGGACCAAATCAGTGTTCATACAAAGAAATCATTATGTCTAGAAAACGTGCCTTTTCCGAAGAAATTGGAGGCGCTACTGCATTGAAGAGCCTACCAACTCCAATCGGTTTATTTGAAGATGAATGCGTTTTTTGTCATTCATTTAGAACGAGCCAGGTAATACAGTTGAATCCATATTACACACTTATATCTGTCATGGCAGAGCTGAACCATGTGTACTAATTTCAGTTTCACGGGCCGATGGTATGTTACCTGAAGGGAAGAGTTGTGTCCATTGACGAGTGCGACTCATCAGATGCCATCTACGTCCATAGGAAATGTCTCGAGTGGTATGGTCCTATCTTCTGTGCTGACAGTATTCAGCTCTTTAAATTAATCTACATAATTTAGATTTGCTGCCATAAACATTTTTTTTCTGCATATgttcttttcttttgaaaaaccTTGCAAGTTTAAGATGCAACCATGTGTTGCCTTTTTTTTGTCTGTTCAGTTCCATGTTAATCTAAAGAAAAGGCCTTTCATTTTCTGTTCCTACTGGTTTTTAAGGGCTTCTGGAATATGGTTTAAGGGTGACATTGTTATGGACTTTAAGCCAGAAATTACACGTGCTTCAAAACTGAGATGCGCAAGATGTGGACTCAAGGGAGCAGCCCTTGGTTGTTATTAcggtccttgcctcacaagttttcacGTTCCATGTGCAGTTCAGACAATTGGTTGCCGCTGGGATGGTGTAAGCTCTATTACTGATTGCTATTGATCCAACGGTTTTTTTTTACCACCAATGTAATGTTCTGACGTGCTTATTTTACATGGTAGGATGGTTATATGCTGTGCCCTCAGCATGTTTCAAATGCTCTACCATGTGATAAGCAGGGCACAGATACAAAGGAGAATTACAATGCTTCTTCTTTGCATCAAAGGTTTTGTGATCCTTCTTTTCCCTTCTTGAGAGATACGTAGAGTCGTAGACACTGCAATTCATGTCTTCTGTGTACTGTGTTGTATTTTCATTTCTTGCCAATGTTTATACAAAGTAGAATATTTTACCAATTTTGAAGAGGAAGGTCAATGATCAGCTATTATACACCTTGTTTAGATCTTATCATCTAGTTTATACATAGGATCACTATAATCTGGATTACGGACTATAATAATCAGAGTGCTTGGAGTCCTGGATTATTGTGGTGGATTATTCATGTTTCAAGTGACAAATAGTATTAACCACCAAAAAGCAGGTCCGAGGTGGATTATAGGGTTATTTTTATATAGTGTTTTGATTATAATTAGATTGTTTTAACCGATTATTATCTAGCCTATTTGGATCACAATTAGATTGTTTTAACCGATTATTATAATCACAGTGGATCCAAACAGATCCTTAGCATCCTGCCGGCCCCCACACAACTTGAAAAACTATACAAAGTTCCCACTAAACAACAAATTCCCCCAAGCCACCAGCAGATGCACACAATAGATCCCAACTATTGAAAAAGTACCCACTCagggctagtttgagaactcAAACCTCCTCTGGGATTGGAGTGGATTAAGaaagaaattagttcatttatcCCCTAATCTCCTCCAATTTTGAAGAGATTGTTTGGTTAGAAGAGGATTGAGGGAGATGGGAGAGGGATTAAGGGATTGGGAGGGATTGAGGGGAAATTTCCCCTTAATCCCCTTCTAACCGGGACTAGTTTGGATCTATGATTCTTATGAGGATTAGATGGGACTGAATTAGTTCATTTCCACTTCAGAGCTTGTTTGGGAGTAAGAGGATTAAGGGGGTTAAAATCTCCATGCTAATtaattttgaatagcaagagTATTTTAGCCCCCTCAATCCCTCGATCACCTTGCCTCGAAACAAGCCCTCAGTCCCCTCCAATTCCCATGAAAAATGGGTGTACCCAAAGTAAGCCTGAAGGTGCCTGAATTAGGGCAACAGGGGAAACATGCAGGAAAAAAGAGAGAAGAGATCAGACAAAGACATCTCAAACATTCCCTTAAaaaaaaagacatcccaaagctaTAAACATCACCTAATGAGTAGTAGTCAGCAGTTCAGCACTTACGTAACAGTTTTTTTTTTATCACGGAACTGACGGAAGGTCACCTCCTCCGGTTGCTTTGCCAGGTTTTGAGAAGTCCGGTTTATATCATTCCATAAATTACACCGATAGTAATGGGCCCAACAATAAACTTCATTTCTCTCTTTTCAAAATTGCTTCTGACCGGCCTCCACCTTTTGTAAATCAAACCATTATGGCAAAATGTTCAGAAAAATGAGAAATTTTCCCATTGGACCACTTTGTTCCAAAACTTGTTTTTCATATGGGCGATCATTTGTGGCTCTGATCAGATTTACGCCACAAGCTTTCTCTTGCCTATGGGACACATAAGATTTCTCACCTTTAGTGCTAGTTTAGGAGCAAgggaattaaaggctagcttgggAGCAAGGGAATTGGAGGGGATAAAATCTTCTTCCTATTTAATTGTAAATAAGAAGGGGATTTTAGCTCtctaagggctgatttggtgctAAGGGATCCCAAGGGGATCCATAGGGGAGGAATTCCTttgttattcaaaattgaattgcaAAAAGATTTCTCTCCCATGGATCCCCTTGGGATCCCTTACCACCAAATCAGTCCTAAGTCCCCTCCAATTCCCTTCTCCCAAGCTAAAATTAGATTTACTTTATCTATTTAATTATAGATAAAGTAAGGCTTCATGGTGATTTTGGTAACCGCACATATTTCATTTCGATAATTTCATGGTTTCAGCCAACATACAGATAAGAAAGGAAGTTTCGACGATCATAATAGGGAAAATGAACAAGCTGATCAGCTCAACATCTCAAACGCTTCCTTGCTGCCTCAGACTCGGAGGTATGTTATTATTGTAATGTTGTGCAAAGTATAGATATTAGTGTTCATATGATTATTATCTATGATCACTGTGCTGTTTTTTTTTTGTTGGTATTCCCTAGCGATTGTCACGAAGCAGAATTTTGTACCAATTTCTCAAGGGATGGTGAACAAACGGATCAGCTTAACTCTAGGTACATGAATACATGATCTTTACTCACCTTTTTCGTTTGGAGATAGCGTGAGGTTCGTTGCAGTTTTGTAGATCACCCATTTTCCATTTCTGTAATTGATGGTTCAGTCCATACATAGAAAGGGAACAAGTTTTTGACAGTCGTCGTCGAAGGAAAAATGGACAAACAGATCATCTTGACATTTCGACTCCTTGTGTGCCACACAAGTACGTGATTTCTTCATCTTTGTTGTGTGATATATAACTGAATATATAGTTCATACGATTATTGTATAACCTGTGTTGTtgacttgttgttgttgttgttgttgtagccAACATTCTCATCCAAAAGAAGAAATATCCACCGATAGTTCGAGAGATCATCACCAGCAAATAGATCAGCTTCAGACTTCAAGATCATCCTTGCCACTGGGGTATATCATGTTTCTTCTCCCTTTTTTGGGCGAAACTGGACAGGCATTAGTTAATCGTCTTGTCGTTTGTGTTTCCAGGGCCTGCCAAGGGGAGGAGATGGAATCAGATCAGCCTGACGCATCAAGCTGCCCTGCTGATGAGTTAGTTTTGCTTGGTCTGTGTTTAAGTGTGGACGAGAAGGTAGCATATGATAACACTGTATCCTTCTTTTATTTTATGGATGATTTGGTACAAGAAACTGTTTGTTGCATACTACTTCACTGACTAGTAGTAGGAATATGTATCTCTGTTCGGTTCCTGTTTCTGGTGACCAATTCGCTGTATCCTACTGCGCTTAattgctgggctgggctgggcaggACTTCGTGCAAAAGTTTGCGTGTTGGACCAAGGCGACGCTGGCGGAGGAGTGGGCCGAGAATGTGACCCATGTCATTGTGGGCAAAGGTGCTGGTAGTTCGTGGTGCAGGTCATTTGAGGTGCTTATGGCAATACTGCTCGGGAAATGGGTTGTTCGTTTCGAATGTCAGTACCTAAACGATCATTTCCACGTGTATGAGcagagctattactttttgttttGTCCTGTCTTTACGCTTCAGTCCTGGTGCTGAGCCTTGTTCTTTTAGGGGTCGCGGACTGCTTGCAGCTGACTCCAGGTCCAGAGGCCTCCTATGAAGTACTACTACTAGCAGCATCCAGCATCGATTCACTCGGCGCGAACGACGGGCCGAAGCAGAGCAGAATCCGGGCAACTGAAGGGGTACGGGTACGCGTGTGTGTGGTCCGCCGGTCATGCATGCTGCATGCATCATTC is a genomic window of Zea mays cultivar B73 chromosome 5, Zm-B73-REFERENCE-NAM-5.0, whole genome shotgun sequence containing:
- the LOC100273997 gene encoding uncharacterized protein LOC100273997, giving the protein MSRKRAFSEEIGGATALKSLPTPIGLFEDECVFCHSFRTSQFHGPMVCYLKGRVVSIDECDSSDAIYVHRKCLEWASGIWFKGDIVMDFKPEITRASKLRCARCGLKGAALGCYYGPCLTSFHVPCAVQTIGCRWDGDGYMLCPQHVSNALPCDKQGTDTKENYNASSLHQSQHTDKKGSFDDHNRENEQADQLNISNASLLPQTRSDCHEAEFCTNFSRDGEQTDQLNSSPYIEREQVFDSRRRRKNGQTDHLDISTPCVPHNQHSHPKEEISTDSSRDHHQQIDQLQTSRSSLPLGACQGEEMESDQPDASSCPADELVLLGLCLSVDEKDFVQKFACWTKATLAEEWAENVTHVIVGKGAGSSWCRSFEVLMAILLGKWVVRFEWVADCLQLTPGPEASYEVLLLAASSIDSLGANDGPKQSRIRATEGLQEPKLFSGLCFCLSDLMSPGNRGRTRGLIAAGGGRVLDKRDLRLLPKKDPDPDGRRSPSPVNPRPYFVYDVEAPGGGRFSARLLRREIDEAREQAAAGAQVIGHLSVFDAVAAYDAGILLV